A single region of the Erythrobacter sp. HL-111 genome encodes:
- a CDS encoding alpha/beta fold hydrolase — protein MKWVLRIALGLVAVLVVLFLVFRTPDTDAQAMRAKYGGEPSRFVEIGDGTVVHLRDTGPRDGLPIMLLHGSNSDLHTWDEWAAGLEDSYRVIRFDQVGHGLTGPDPEGDYSRANYTEDVREVADALGLDRFVIGGNSMGGKHAMAFAAVHPERVLGLVLVDASGGPMLGEEELGGEEPGGEEDNAQEEDDDGSGNIGFAIAQLPGVNRIVEQVTPRSLIESSLEQSVSVKSVVTEAMIDRYWELLRYPGNRRATLDRFAGEYDPLAEEEIAGIDAPALILWGAEDRLIPLAAGRWLDRVMPDTRLVVYEGVGHLPQKEAPRRSLSDVREWLENRAFADEAAK, from the coding sequence ATGAAATGGGTCCTTCGCATCGCGCTCGGCCTGGTCGCGGTGCTCGTCGTGCTGTTCCTGGTATTCCGCACGCCCGATACCGACGCGCAGGCGATGCGCGCCAAGTATGGCGGCGAGCCCTCGCGCTTCGTCGAGATCGGCGACGGCACCGTCGTTCACCTGCGCGACACGGGACCGCGCGACGGCCTGCCGATCATGCTGCTGCACGGCTCGAATTCAGACCTCCACACCTGGGACGAATGGGCCGCCGGGCTCGAGGACAGCTACCGCGTGATCCGCTTCGACCAGGTCGGGCACGGCCTCACCGGCCCCGATCCCGAAGGCGATTACAGCCGCGCCAACTACACCGAGGACGTGCGCGAGGTGGCCGACGCGCTCGGGCTTGACCGGTTCGTGATCGGCGGGAATTCGATGGGCGGAAAGCACGCCATGGCCTTCGCCGCCGTCCATCCCGAGCGCGTGCTCGGCCTCGTGCTCGTCGACGCAAGCGGCGGGCCGATGCTGGGCGAGGAAGAGCTGGGCGGCGAGGAGCCGGGCGGGGAGGAGGACAACGCGCAGGAGGAGGATGACGACGGCAGCGGCAATATCGGCTTCGCCATCGCGCAATTGCCGGGGGTCAACCGGATCGTCGAACAGGTCACCCCGCGCTCGCTGATCGAAAGCAGTCTCGAACAGAGCGTTTCGGTCAAGTCGGTCGTCACCGAGGCGATGATCGACCGCTACTGGGAACTGCTGCGCTATCCCGGCAACCGCCGCGCGACGCTCGATCGTTTCGCGGGCGAATACGACCCGCTCGCCGAAGAGGAGATCGCCGGGATCGACGCGCCCGCGCTGATCCTGTGGGGCGCCGAGGACCGGCTGATCCCGCTCGCCGCGGGGCGCTGGCTCGACCGGGTCATGCCCGACACCAGGCTCGTCGTGTACGAAGGCGTCGGCCACCTGCCGCAGAAGGAAGCGCCCCGGCGCAGCCTTTCGGACGTGCGCGAGTGGCTCGAAAACCGGGCGTTCGCCGACGAAGCCGCGAAATAG
- a CDS encoding aspartate/glutamate racemase family protein translates to MALRKLGLIGGMSWVSTGIYYDRINRIVQKRAAPMASAPLLIESLDFAQLYALREEEDWKRAAEVLTESAKRLRGAGAEGLIIGANSMHKVYDDVAAAVDVPILHIAEYVGRTLKRSGHKSAALIGTRNVMTESFYRKRLVAHGIDLLPPNMSNVELLDRIIYDELMVGKVSREAQREMKTMITAKSQEGADAIVIACTELNLVVDIDANVLPVFDSTRIHCEAAADWVLDQELVD, encoded by the coding sequence ATGGCTTTGCGTAAACTCGGATTGATCGGCGGCATGAGCTGGGTGTCGACGGGCATCTATTATGACCGCATCAACCGCATCGTGCAGAAACGCGCCGCCCCCATGGCGAGCGCGCCGCTGCTCATCGAAAGCCTCGATTTCGCCCAGCTCTACGCCCTGCGCGAGGAGGAGGACTGGAAGCGCGCGGCCGAAGTGCTGACCGAAAGCGCGAAGCGGCTCCGGGGCGCGGGTGCCGAAGGGCTCATCATCGGCGCCAATTCGATGCACAAGGTCTATGACGACGTCGCCGCAGCGGTCGATGTCCCGATCCTCCACATCGCCGAATATGTCGGGCGCACGCTCAAGCGGTCGGGTCACAAGAGCGCCGCGCTGATCGGGACGCGCAACGTGATGACCGAAAGCTTCTATCGCAAGCGGCTCGTCGCGCACGGGATCGACCTGCTCCCGCCGAACATGAGCAATGTCGAACTGCTCGACCGGATCATCTACGACGAGCTCATGGTCGGCAAGGTCAGCCGCGAGGCCCAGCGCGAGATGAAGACGATGATCACGGCCAAGTCGCAGGAAGGCGCCGATGCGATCGTGATCGCCTGCACCGAACTCAACCTCGTCGTCGACATCGACGCCAATGTCCTGCCGGTGTTCGATTCGACCCGGATCCACTGCGAGGCCGCAGCCGACTGGGTGCTCGACCAGGAACTTGTCGACTGA
- a CDS encoding deoxyguanosinetriphosphate triphosphohydrolase, producing MTRAPYAADPHAHGGREWTGRAGEAPLRAEQRGPRTDFQRDRDRIIHSMSFRRLKSKTQVFIAPEGDHYRTRLTHSLEVAQIGRVIARALGLDEDLTEALCLAHDLGHPPFGHAGEAALCDAMLRHGGFCHNAQALRTVMRIECPYPEHDGLNLTWDLLEGLAKHNGPVVAPNWALAELDEAFPLDLGTWPSLEAQVAAVSDDIAYDNHDIDDGLRAGFLDLDDLLQLDFLADQWRAVERRFPDAPRDRLLRELVRDQIGLMVNDVIEHTREQVRDIGSVAEVRSAGRQLAGFSPALAEDERRLKSFMYDKLYYHPDQITAAERARDVVARLVAAYSQDSSLMPPEWQERLPEREPHRSRVITDFIAGMSDRFAIRACAEIYGERPLGLVNV from the coding sequence ATGACGCGCGCGCCCTATGCAGCCGACCCGCACGCCCATGGGGGCCGCGAATGGACCGGGCGGGCCGGCGAGGCGCCGCTCCGCGCGGAACAGCGCGGACCGCGCACCGATTTCCAGCGCGACCGCGACCGGATCATCCACTCGATGAGCTTTCGGCGGCTGAAATCCAAGACCCAGGTCTTCATCGCGCCGGAGGGAGACCATTACCGCACCCGCCTGACCCACAGCCTCGAGGTCGCCCAGATCGGCCGGGTCATCGCGCGCGCGCTCGGCCTCGACGAGGACCTGACCGAGGCGCTGTGCCTCGCGCATGATCTCGGCCACCCGCCGTTCGGCCACGCGGGCGAGGCAGCGTTGTGCGATGCCATGCTGCGCCACGGCGGCTTCTGCCACAACGCACAGGCGCTGAGGACGGTCATGCGGATCGAGTGTCCCTATCCGGAACACGACGGGCTGAACCTGACCTGGGACCTGCTCGAAGGGCTCGCCAAGCACAACGGCCCGGTGGTCGCGCCGAACTGGGCGCTGGCCGAACTCGACGAGGCCTTCCCGCTCGATCTCGGCACCTGGCCCTCGCTCGAGGCGCAGGTCGCGGCGGTGTCGGACGACATCGCCTATGACAACCACGACATCGACGACGGGCTGCGCGCGGGCTTCCTCGATCTCGACGATCTCCTGCAGCTCGATTTCCTCGCCGACCAGTGGCGCGCCGTCGAACGGCGCTTTCCCGATGCGCCGCGCGACCGGCTGCTGCGCGAACTGGTGCGCGACCAGATCGGGCTGATGGTGAACGACGTGATCGAGCACACGCGCGAACAGGTGAGGGACATCGGCTCGGTCGCCGAGGTGCGTTCGGCGGGGCGCCAGCTCGCCGGTTTCTCGCCCGCCTTGGCGGAGGACGAGCGCCGGCTCAAGAGCTTCATGTACGACAAGCTCTACTACCACCCCGACCAGATCACCGCCGCCGAACGCGCGCGCGACGTGGTCGCCCGGCTGGTGGCGGCCTATTCGCAGGATTCGAGCCTCATGCCGCCCGAATGGCAGGAACGCCTGCCCGAGCGCGAGCCCCATCGCAGCCGCGTCATCACCGATTTCATCGCCGGGATGAGCGACCGCTTCGCCATCCGCGCCTGCGCCGAGATCTACGGCGAACGCCCGCTGGGGCTGGTCAATGTCTGA
- a CDS encoding NAD(P)H-binding protein gives MIRTLAQGSGSETRPPAPVRLALVGATGLVGSRLIAISSAGEEVRIVGIARREVPLPPGARVEVFVAEPDKWGEVLEAVRPRALVCALGTTWKKAGREEAAFRAVDQDLVIATAKAAAAAGVPNMVLVSAAGADPRARTFYLRVKGETEAMVSKLGFRRLDILRPGLLRGERDGDRRLLERLAIAASPLVEPLLPAKWAPFRSIEADVVAEAALFLAQRRAQGRFAHDNEAIKRAAREWRAKRR, from the coding sequence ATGATCCGGACCCTCGCCCAGGGCTCCGGGAGCGAGACGCGCCCGCCCGCGCCCGTGCGGCTCGCGCTGGTCGGGGCGACGGGGCTGGTGGGAAGCCGGCTGATCGCGATCTCCAGCGCGGGCGAGGAGGTGCGGATCGTCGGCATCGCCCGGCGCGAGGTGCCCCTGCCGCCGGGCGCGCGGGTCGAGGTGTTCGTCGCCGAGCCCGACAAGTGGGGAGAGGTGCTCGAGGCGGTGCGCCCGCGCGCGCTCGTCTGCGCGCTCGGCACGACCTGGAAAAAGGCGGGCCGCGAGGAGGCCGCCTTCCGCGCGGTCGACCAGGACCTCGTGATCGCCACGGCGAAGGCGGCGGCCGCGGCGGGCGTGCCGAACATGGTGCTGGTGAGCGCGGCCGGGGCCGATCCGCGCGCCAGGACCTTCTACCTGCGGGTCAAGGGCGAGACCGAGGCGATGGTTTCCAAGCTCGGCTTCCGGCGGCTCGACATCCTGCGCCCGGGCCTGCTCCGGGGCGAGCGCGACGGGGATCGCCGCCTGCTGGAGCGCCTCGCGATCGCGGCTAGCCCGCTGGTCGAACCGCTGCTGCCCGCGAAATGGGCGCCGTTCCGCTCGATCGAGGCGGATGTCGTCGCCGAGGCCGCGCTGTTCCTCGCCCAGCGGCGCGCGCAGGGGCGCTTCGCCCACGACAACGAAGCGATCAAACGCGCCGCGCGCGAATGGCGCGCGAAGCGGCGCTGA